The Sardina pilchardus chromosome 5, fSarPil1.1, whole genome shotgun sequence DNA window ctcctagttactctccactgaatccctatagtagccagaattaaatttaaatctctcactctggcctataggacactgactggatctggtcctagctacttcagttctttgatgaagatgtacattcccaaccgcccattgcgatcttctgaggagcgtctgttatgtcgacaaaccatacatgctaggtcaaactgtagatcctattcttcagtggttccgtgttggtggaatgagttgcccagtgctctccgttcaagcaacagttttggatcttttaagaggagtcttaaggcatatttgtttaatatgcacttagtcttttgagtgtttgttatgtgttatggtttgtataatagttttgttttgttataatttgtccattgttaaaaaattgtacatttattctgctattgtccttaaatttagccataccttgctatagttattgttattatataattaactgagtgacttatttgattgcttttgtcatttcattgttttatttctcattagattagtgcttaaatgattgttgtattgataatattgctattctccctattttgtaattgttcactgttatttaatttgtattgctatttatttgtatgtcgctttggacaaaggcgtctgctaaataaccataaccataaccataaccataaccatataaaTAGCATAAAGCAAATTTCTGTATAAACAGTAATAGGATAATGTATTCTATTATGTCAAATGATATTACAATATACAGTGTAAAATGCATAAACTGTGTATATTCTgtgaattatgaaaatgtgtagttaaaaaaaaaaaaaaaaaaaaccttacacAACAGTATTTTTATTATGTGTAATCAATGGacaaatatactgtaattgTCAAAACCAGATCAATTCACCATATGTAATCAGAACAGCCTTTATGGCTGGGCATGAGATGGTGCTATTTTCATTTCTGCATGTGCACGCAGGCATGCAGGCAAGCATCATATGCAGCAGGGGCAGCCTCATGACCACAGATCCTACCACTGTGCCCtgtgaatcgttttgtttaagCTGTATAACAGGAAGCTCCAACAACTTGAGGATATAAAAGAGATCATCTGTGAGCGAATCGCTGTGAAGACCCACAAATGTGACAGTTGCATTCAAGGGACCGGGTTCTCTTAACCTCAGGTATGACTTTTTGTATTGTATGTCTGTAATTGTTATAATGTCTGTCAACAATAAGGTTTTATTGGTAAGGTCTTGGTGCTAGAAGCAAAGGCATCTACAGCActagaaatgtaaaaaaaatgtgtgagaTTCTGATCACAAGGGGTGAGAACCTCTGCCTGATTCCAGTGTAAAAGCGCCATTTGACTTTATGTTTAGGGTTAAGCTCTGGCTATACTTAAATGAGCTAGATATTTTTgcaaataatacaaaatgaaaAATCTGTCACAGTTAAACAAATCAGAATATTGGCCTGTGAATATGTGAGAACTTGGAACTGGAACTGGAGGCATAGCATCGGTTGTCTCTGAACCACAACAGTGTAATCAGCAGCGGAAGAGATCAATACAGTCCTCCGTTCAGGCTTTTAGTTCTCTCTGGAGATAACTCTCCACATCACCATTACCTCATGTCTCCTCAGTGCCGTCAAGCTGGCTCTCGTCCTTTGTCTTAGgtaccatgagtgtgtgtggatatctCAGGGATTGAAGtagctgatttttttgttttgttttttttatgtgcgTAAGTACCTGCATATTTCTTTCAGTCTCATATACAATACTGTGATAATAATCTTTCTGTAAGCAGTCATTTTAGTATATTTTGTAGTGTTATTTTCATTTAGCATCTGAAACATGGCTTTCATGCTTTTTCTTCAAGAGCAACATGACTAGGCTACTAAAACAGTTTTAAATATCTGTATTGTGGGCAGCAAATGCATTTGCGAAAAGCCATGTGTAATATAAAACTGATAATGTCACTGTAATCTGAATGGTGGTGAAGAAGACCAGAGTCTGATACAATTATCGCGCCTGGCTTTTTGCTTCTTGAAACCGAGGTAATAAGATTCAGTCCATTACAGAGGGTAAGGCAAAACGTGTAAAACCAAGATGGTACACCATAAGTAAGCGAAAACTGCTTTGTAGCTATTAGGAATATTGCTGGAACTGATTTACAAGAGAAGATATATACTATGCAAGAGATAGCAACATCCTGGTGGATGTGCTGCAAATGTTTCAATTAAAATCTTACCAAAATCAAGAGCATcagagagaatcagagaatCAAACAGAGTGGAAATGCAATATCAATAAGTTGGCTTCTCAAGTTTCTGGGCAACACTAAACCTCCGAGTCATCATTGTGTATAGATACGCTGGGGCTCACTTCCTCATATTGGTATTTTAAAGGTTTCTGTTCTGTAATGTCAGGTTGTTTTGAATGCTACAAAAATGTACTAATCTGATAGTTTCACTTTATGAAGCATTGGGGAAAAAACACTATACTGAAGTTCATAAAAGGATAACTCCTCTTGTCCTTTCTCCTAATCATGTGCTTGCCTTGCACTATGGCAGACATCACAGACAGATGTAACATGACTGTTTTGCCACAAGATCCCCGATGAGCCTGGCATTGTTGAATCACTGGTCACCCCTTCCCTTTTTCCAGGCGAAGTGGACCGTTCTCATATGATTTTTGGTGAACGTCTGGTTAAAGAAGGTCATACTGAAGACTGTTGCTAAGGGAGAGCAACACAGCCATTTTAAATACACACTTTGTTTGTGCTCTGTGGTAAAACATCACAAGACTGAGCACATGGGGTACCAAGACTGATTCTCATAGTGTGTGAACAGTTGTGCTTATTCAAACTTGCCCCAGATACTACTGTGTGCCACATTTCTTTGAATTGCTGTTACAACTGGCTTGTTGACTGACCACAACATAAATGGAAATGGATAAGTGTGGTggcgtgcatgtatgcatgaatGCAATAACAGTGTTAGTATGTATAGATGACTAAATGATAGACAAAGGAAGATCGAATTAATGATTAGAGataaggggagagaaagaacaaagtGCCAGTGCAGAGGAAAGTCAAAATGGGTGCCtacaaaagagaagaaaagtgcCTAAAGGGTAGAAGAGGAGAACTCCTAATCATGCCCTGATGCAGGTGTGCGCAACCTCCTCAACGTAGTCAGGCCCAACCTGCCAGTGGGCTGACAAGGAGAGGCCTGAAGGGGCACAGAGGGTTGTGGCATTACACATGACACAGCCAGTGTTGCCATAGTCCGCTCATTATAAACAACTTGGGCTCATTATTTTATGAAGTTGTGGTTGGCCGTTTTGGAGGCGTGTATTTTATGTGGTCgcttcttttgggcttgctTCGTGTTTGTTGTGTCTGGGTGGAATCCATGCAGTGCCTACACGTGTACAGAGGGCACTTTACACCTATGCCTCTGCGTCGACTACGCTGTAACTGTAGACTCTTCTAACATGACCGCCCCAGAAATGTAACGTCAGGGGTTCGGAGAGGGGATTTTCAGAGACATGCTGCATATTTTTGTTCGCTTGACATCCTTTACATCAAGAGTCTTTAGTGATCATGGAGTATGGCAGTAAGACTTAAATGCAAGATTGTTATGTAGATCATGAATTGGGGATGACCTCCTAATATTACTTTATTTACACATCCAGGCATCGTATTTCAGACAACACAATGGCAACACCAAAGAACCAGGAGAGGAGGCCATTCACCCTGGAAGTGGATGACAGGAGCGACGAAGAGCGTGCTCAGAGCAAAGAGCAGGACAAAAAGGATCACTGGACCTCAGCATTTGGTGTGGGTTCGTCCAAAAAGGAAAGGAGCCCTATGGACTCTGAATATCAAGAGGACCTTGGAGAGCCCTCCTCACAGATTAAAATCAACAGGAATTTCATGAAGTGAGTTATGATGGACTACATATCACAACTCATAACATTCATTTCTCTTTGTAAGTCATTGGAATCAATGATCTTGACTTAAAAGCTTGACATTGCAGGTGCTATTTGTTGAAATTCCAAATGTTTTCACCCTACATTGGGATTTCACTTTGTACAGATGTGTAAAATGTCTGACGTGATATACacagtggcagtggcaccttACATGTTTGTCATATCTAATTGCATATTTTTGGACATATGATTCTTGGCTGTCAAAATATTACCAAAGCAACATTTCTTCTCTTATCTCTTGTCATGAAGGGGGATGAGAGGAATAACAGGTGAAGCTGCCCAAGACAAGGACAGATTTGACATGAAAAGGCTCTTTTCAGCAGTTTCTAGTGGAGAGGTTGCTCAGCTCGAAGGACTGGAGCAGTACCTGCAGCGGGCCATGAAGCACCTGTCTGACTCTGAATGTAAGGCTGAAGTTGACTAACTATCTAAATATCTTTATTCACATGACTGAAAGTACATAAAAAATGGGCACTGTGACAAATATGGCCCTTGTGGTCCATACTCACAAACAGGATGAGGACTCACTGAGGTGAAGTGTTGATGGGGTGAAGACACAGCAAGCAAACGTGGATGTTGGTGGAGAGTGCAGATTTATTCACAGTGCAAAAATAGTGACCCGacaaatagaaaacaaaaagaactcccaacgaaaacagaaaataaatgaaCCAACAGGTTACTTAACTCAATACCAGTCACCGCCAATTACCCAATCAAGGCCTGGGTTAAACCTTTTTAGAGGGGTGACTGTCTGTACCAATATCCAAGCTTTTCCATTTCAAAGACACATACATATAAGACATAAATACACAGCaataaaatctgaatctgagtGTAGGTGGGTATGTTTGGTTGCACATCTTTTAATAGGCTAAAACATGGTTTGGGGAAAAGGAGAGGTCTCCTTTTCACAGGCACTGGTGTTTGACATTCATTCACGTCTTTGAGTATCACATTTGGGTTTGAAACGTCATCATGTTTCATAGCAGCTGATCAACAAATCTTGTCACTGCTGAATGACTGATGCTATGCAGTCGTGGGGTTGGTTAATGCTTGGATTGGAGACCTCCTTGGAAAACTAAGTCGCTGCTGGAGGGGTGTTGGATTTGCAAATAGTGCTTTTTTCAAGGCACACAAAACACTTCACAATGAAGGGGGGAAActccctaaccaccaccaatatGTAGCTGGGTGATGCAAGGCAGTCATTATGTGCCAGaatgctcaccacacaccaacgtgaggtggagagtgagggaaagaatGAATGAGCCAGGTCGGGAATTTAGCGAGGACACCGAGGAAACCCGTGCAATTAGGGATTGAAAGAGAGCAGTGCCCTGGGATCTTTAATGACCACAGTGAGTCCAGTGAGGACTTTTCACCCCAATAAAACACTAATCAGTGAAGGCTACTATTTTTGCCAATATATCGTCATGTTTAATCATGAACCTTTCTAACTTTGTGCAGATCATTCCAAGGGAAAGACTGCTCTACTCAAGGCTCTCCTAAATCTAACAGATGGCAGAAATGACACTGTGAAATTGCTCCTTGATATTGCGGAGAAGATGGGTGATTTAAAGGAATTCGTCAATGCAGCGTATACAGACATTTATTACAAAGGTGAGAGTTAAGTGAATATTTTTAAAGACTGGACATGTTTCTAGTTTCCAATCAGATATTATGACAGTATGATTTGTTCTTCTCCCCTTCAGGCCAGACAGCCCTTCATGTAGCCATTGAGAGAAGGAGTCAACACTTTGTTGAGCTTCTAGTTCAGAAAGGAGCTGATGTCCATGCCAAAGCCCATGGGAAGTTCTTCCAGCTGCATGATGGACCCTGCTTCTATTTTGGTGAGATATTAAAGGAATCAGACATTGATGTTGACCTTAGCTCAAAATTTGCAATAAAATAAAAGCATGCGGTTTATGTTTGCAGGAGAGCTTCCACTTTCGCTGGCAGCCTGCACCAACCAGAAAGACATAGTTGACTTTCTGTTGGACCAGAATGCAGATGTGCGGGAGACAGACTCTCAGGGCAACATAGTACTCCATGCCCTGGTGATGGTAGCAGATAACAGCCCTGAAAATACAGATTTTATTATTAAGATGTATGACCACATCCTCACCAGAGCTGCCCAGCTTCACCCAAAAGTCAAACTGGAGGAGATTGAGAACGAGCAGGGCCTCACTCCAATTAAACTAGCAGCCAAGAAAGGCAAGATTGAGGTAAGATTAGATTTAAATTCTGTATTTTTTGCTAGAAGCATTATACGTGGCAaaaggcttttattttgatacacctTGATTTGTTTCTCCATAACCCATTGAACAATTATCttacttctcctctcctccttcttgcTTGCTCTTTTTCTGAAGATGTTTAAACACATGTTGCATCGAGAGTTCCAGGATAAGGAGACCAGACATCTTTCCAGAAAGTTCACGGAGTGGGCCTATGGGCCGGTTTACTCCTCACTGTATGACTTGTCATCACTGGACTCCTATGAGGAAAAGTCTGTTCTGGAGATAGTCGTTTACGGCACTGAAATCCCGgtaagtgaatgaatgaatgagcctTTATTGCCCCGAGGGGAATTTGTCTTGCACTAAGTCTGCATTTTGCTTCTGCTCATGGTAAttatacacataaacaacatTTTGGGTCAAGATCATATTTGAATGCTTCAAACGAAAAATTCTAGATGCATACTGTCGTTTCAGAATCGTCTGGAGATGCTTCAGGTGGAACCACTGAGTCATCTGCTGGAGGAGAAGTGGAAGAGATTTGCTAATCCAATATTTATCTTCACTTTTGTGGTCTATGTGATATACCTCAGTGTCTTCACCACTGTGGCCTATTTCAGAAAAGATGGATCAAATGGACTGGTTAGTCAttcactttgtttgtttttcacttcATAATTGATTGCTTTGAAAAGACAGAATGGTCTGACTTGCCCCACTGCTTTCATTTCCCCCAGCCACCATACCCACTGGAGAATACAGTGGAAGATTATTTTCTTGCTTCAGGGCAAATCATACTTCTCTTGGGTTCGGTTTATTTCTTCATCAAAGGGGTATGTATCACACCTAAAATGGGAACCATTGTAATTAAATAGTTTGTTGCAGTCATTTTGTAGGACAGAAATGACATATTAATGCTgttctctttcaagttattagATTTGAAAAGAAAACGTCCAACACTGGAATCCTTGTATGTAGATGGCTTCTGTGAACTCATTTTGTAAGTCCCAGACAAAAAGTgtgtttaaaataaaaaataaatgttttaaatggTGGAACATTGACACAGCATTTACACCAAGTTCTAACAGCCATGATCTTGTTTTCTGCACCCCGACCCGAATCCCAGTTTTTTCCAGGCAGTGCTTTTCCTGGCCTCCGCGGTGCTCTACTTCTGTAGTAGGAAAGAGTACCTTGGGTGCATGGTGTTGTGTCTTGCTCTCAGCTGGGTCAACGTGCTCTACTACTCCAGAGGGTCCAAGAACATGGGCATCTATGGAGTCATGATACAGAAGGTAGTTGCcatactgtgtttgtgtttgtgccatactgtgtttgcgtttgtgatGAGTTAATTTCAAATATTGCACAATTTCTTGTCTTTCTAGATGATTCTCGGCGACATTTTACGTTT harbors:
- the LOC134080011 gene encoding transient receptor potential cation channel subfamily V member 1-like, yielding MATPKNQERRPFTLEVDDRSDEERAQSKEQDKKDHWTSAFGVGSSKKERSPMDSEYQEDLGEPSSQIKINRNFMKGMRGITGEAAQDKDRFDMKRLFSAVSSGEVAQLEGLEQYLQRAMKHLSDSEYHSKGKTALLKALLNLTDGRNDTVKLLLDIAEKMGDLKEFVNAAYTDIYYKGQTALHVAIERRSQHFVELLVQKGADVHAKAHGKFFQLHDGPCFYFGELPLSLAACTNQKDIVDFLLDQNADVRETDSQGNIVLHALVMVADNSPENTDFIIKMYDHILTRAAQLHPKVKLEEIENEQGLTPIKLAAKKGKIEMFKHMLHREFQDKETRHLSRKFTEWAYGPVYSSLYDLSSLDSYEEKSVLEIVVYGTEIPNRLEMLQVEPLSHLLEEKWKRFANPIFIFTFVVYVIYLSVFTTVAYFRKDGSNGLPPYPLENTVEDYFLASGQIILLLGSVYFFIKGLLDLKRKRPTLESLYVDGFCELIFFFQAVLFLASAVLYFCSRKEYLGCMVLCLALSWVNVLYYSRGSKNMGIYGVMIQKMILGDILRFLFVYMVFLLGFSAAIVTLLDEPDHSTTTTTTTTSLPKARFFEDIDSTNCKKPTFKNFYFTTLELFKFTIGMGDLEFTDGYRYKEVFYVLLISYIVLTYILLLNMLIALMNKTVEKTSEESTNIWRLQRAITILDIERRLPQCLKRRLRSGVEKDLGNSNGADRRWCFRVEEVNWIKWNTCLGIIHEDPGIQDFRISSPPPSRPGAERSWRGFLRDFSQRRPHQRQQQAQEMNLLSVSHA